One window of Pseudomonas sp. ML2-2023-3 genomic DNA carries:
- the aceE gene encoding pyruvate dehydrogenase (acetyl-transferring), homodimeric type codes for MQDLDPVETQEWLDALESVLDKEGEDRAHYLMTRMGELATRTGSQLPYAITTPYRNTIPVTHEARMPGDLFMERRIRSLVRWNAMAMVMRTNLKDSDLGGHISSFASSATLYDIGFNYFFQAPTDEHGGDLIYFQGHTSPGVYARAFMEGRITEEQMNNFRQEVDGQGLSSYPHPWLMPDFWQFPTVSMGLGPIQAIYQARFMKYLEARGYIPAGKQKVWCFLGDGECDEPESLGAISLAGRENLDNLIFVINCNLQRLDGPVRGNGKIIQELEGVFRGAQWNVTKVIWGRFWDPLLAKDVDGILQRRMDEVIDGEYQNYKAKDGAFVREHFFNTPELKAMVADLSDDEIWKLNRGGHDPYKVYAAYHEAVNHKNQPTVILAKTIKGYGTGAGEAKNTAHNTKKVDVESLKLFRDRFDIPVKDDEIENLPFFKPEAGSAEARYLSERRTALGGFVPQRRALSTSIPTPPLDTLKAILDGSGDREISTTMAFVRILAQLVKDKEIGQRIVPIIPDEARTFGMEGMFRQLGIYSSVGQLYEPVDKDQVMFYREDKKGQILEEGINEAGAMSSFIAAGTSYSNHNQPMLPFYIFYSMFGFQRIGDLAWAAGDSRTRGFLIGGTAGRTTLNGEGLQHEDGHSHILAGTIPNCRTFDPTYGYELAVIIQDGMKKMTEEQQDVFYYITVMNESYQQPAMPAGVEEGIVKGMYLLEEDTKEAAHHVQLMGSGTILREVREAAIILREQFNIGADVWSVTSFNELRRDGLAVERSNRLHPGQKPKLSYVEECLTGRKGPVIASTDYMKLFAEQIRQWVPVKEFKVLGTDGFGRSDSRKKLRHFFEVDRHFVVLAALEALADRGDIEPKVVAEAIVKFGINPEKRNPLDC; via the coding sequence ATGCAAGACCTCGATCCCGTCGAAACCCAGGAATGGCTGGACGCCCTGGAATCGGTTCTCGACAAAGAAGGCGAAGACCGCGCTCACTACCTGATGACCCGTATGGGTGAGCTCGCTACCCGCACCGGTTCGCAGCTGCCGTATGCCATCACCACGCCTTACCGCAACACGATTCCTGTAACCCACGAAGCACGCATGCCTGGCGACCTGTTCATGGAACGCCGCATTCGCTCGCTGGTTCGCTGGAACGCCATGGCCATGGTGATGCGCACGAACTTGAAAGATTCTGACCTGGGCGGTCATATCTCCAGCTTCGCTTCCAGCGCAACCCTGTATGACATCGGCTTCAACTACTTCTTCCAGGCCCCGACCGACGAACACGGCGGCGACCTGATCTACTTCCAGGGTCACACCTCGCCAGGCGTTTACGCCCGTGCGTTCATGGAAGGCCGGATCACCGAAGAACAAATGAACAACTTCCGCCAGGAAGTAGACGGTCAGGGCCTGTCGTCCTACCCGCACCCTTGGCTGATGCCTGATTTCTGGCAGTTCCCGACTGTATCGATGGGCCTTGGCCCGATCCAGGCGATCTACCAGGCTCGCTTCATGAAGTACCTGGAAGCCCGCGGCTACATCCCGGCAGGCAAGCAAAAAGTCTGGTGTTTCCTGGGCGACGGCGAGTGCGACGAACCAGAATCCCTGGGCGCGATCTCCCTGGCCGGCCGTGAAAACCTGGACAACCTGATCTTCGTTATCAACTGCAACCTGCAGCGCCTTGATGGCCCGGTTCGCGGCAACGGAAAGATCATCCAGGAACTCGAAGGCGTATTCCGCGGTGCTCAGTGGAACGTGACCAAAGTCATCTGGGGCCGTTTCTGGGACCCACTGCTGGCCAAGGACGTCGACGGTATCCTGCAACGTCGCATGGACGAAGTCATCGACGGCGAGTACCAGAACTACAAAGCCAAAGACGGCGCGTTCGTACGTGAACACTTCTTCAACACGCCAGAACTCAAGGCGATGGTTGCTGATCTGTCCGACGACGAGATCTGGAAACTCAACCGTGGTGGCCACGACCCGTACAAGGTCTACGCGGCGTACCACGAAGCGGTCAACCACAAGAACCAGCCAACCGTCATCCTGGCCAAGACCATCAAGGGTTATGGCACCGGCGCTGGCGAAGCGAAAAACACGGCGCACAACACCAAGAAAGTTGATGTTGAAAGCCTGAAGTTGTTCCGTGACCGTTTCGACATCCCGGTCAAAGACGACGAAATCGAAAACCTGCCATTCTTCAAACCTGAAGCAGGCAGCGCTGAAGCCCGCTACCTGAGCGAGCGCCGCACTGCACTGGGCGGTTTCGTTCCTCAGCGTCGTGCTCTGAGCACCAGCATTCCGACCCCGCCACTGGACACCCTCAAGGCCATCCTTGACGGCTCCGGCGACCGTGAAATTTCCACCACCATGGCTTTCGTGCGCATCCTGGCGCAGCTGGTCAAGGACAAGGAAATCGGTCAGCGCATCGTTCCGATCATCCCGGACGAAGCCCGTACCTTCGGTATGGAAGGCATGTTCCGCCAGTTGGGCATCTACTCGTCCGTCGGCCAGCTCTACGAGCCAGTCGATAAAGACCAGGTGATGTTCTACCGCGAAGACAAAAAAGGTCAGATCCTCGAAGAAGGCATCAACGAAGCAGGCGCCATGAGCTCCTTCATCGCCGCCGGTACTTCGTACTCCAACCACAACCAGCCAATGCTGCCGTTCTACATCTTCTACTCGATGTTCGGCTTCCAGCGTATTGGCGACCTGGCCTGGGCCGCTGGCGACAGCCGCACCCGTGGCTTCCTGATCGGCGGCACCGCCGGGCGCACCACGCTCAACGGTGAAGGCCTGCAGCACGAAGACGGTCACAGCCACATCCTGGCCGGTACCATCCCGAACTGCCGCACCTTTGATCCAACCTACGGCTATGAGCTGGCGGTGATCATTCAGGACGGCATGAAGAAGATGACCGAAGAGCAACAGGACGTCTTCTACTACATCACCGTGATGAACGAGTCTTACCAGCAGCCAGCCATGCCGGCCGGTGTCGAGGAAGGCATCGTCAAGGGCATGTACCTGCTCGAGGAAGACACCAAGGAAGCGGCGCACCACGTTCAGCTGATGGGCTCCGGCACCATCCTGCGTGAAGTCCGTGAAGCGGCGATCATCCTGCGTGAACAGTTCAACATCGGTGCTGACGTATGGAGCGTTACCAGCTTCAACGAACTGCGTCGCGACGGCCTGGCCGTTGAACGCAGCAACCGTCTGCACCCGGGCCAGAAGCCTAAGCTGAGCTACGTTGAAGAGTGCCTGACTGGCCGTAAAGGTCCGGTCATTGCCTCTACCGACTACATGAAGCTGTTCGCTGAACAGATTCGCCAGTGGGTACCGGTCAAGGAATTCAAAGTGCTGGGCACTGACGGTTTCGGCCGCAGCGACAGCCGCAAAAAACTGCGTCACTTCTTTGAAGTAGACCGTCACTTCGTGGTGTTGGCAGCCCTGGAAGCACTGGCTGACCGTGGCGATATCGAACCCAAGGTGGTTGCAGAAGCCATCGTCAAGTTCGGCATCAACCCGGAAAAACGCAACCCACTGGACTGCTGA
- a CDS encoding alkaline phosphatase D family protein codes for MNRPTVGPILGFTTAQHARIFVRGASDKKNAVFAGIRHRKVGQSQWSAGVYSRLSTEFDMSDTLVLSGLSADTRYEYQAGWFSTERHDHTPETVKQIPLKWPPHLYTFKTTSNQPNRIRRYVTGSCRYLRLTAGIPSAPELGDRIFSAIGSLNQQRPLDAVVMTGDQVYVDDLNVLLPDREFAAISKKYQAAFSQPHIRNLMSGTPTYMMLDDHEIEDNWPANQNSTDRKLYNNAMTAYEIYQCSHGPAHELRPDGRINRNLKHYWYSFGDGDIDWFVMDCRTERTLSGNAKSMIGTQQEYALMKWLINSTAKVKFIVSSVMFMPDQQRGDDGWKAFAAQRNRILETIRSNAIKNVVFVSGDIHGSLTCQLRHSKSPGFVVHSIVSSPLCNTKLLPYAKARDLIVNGPLTTIGTGTYSLTLTSRVVSEDNFACLTIEGQKLKVDFHNNNGQIIESATITLT; via the coding sequence GTGAACAGACCTACCGTAGGCCCGATTCTGGGATTTACCACTGCACAACACGCCCGTATTTTTGTACGCGGCGCATCCGATAAAAAAAACGCTGTATTCGCGGGCATCCGGCATCGAAAGGTCGGTCAAAGCCAGTGGTCAGCAGGCGTGTACTCAAGGCTGAGCACTGAGTTCGACATGTCCGACACCCTGGTCCTGAGCGGGCTGAGCGCCGACACCCGCTACGAATACCAGGCAGGCTGGTTCTCCACCGAGCGCCATGACCACACACCCGAAACCGTCAAGCAGATCCCGCTCAAGTGGCCGCCACACCTTTACACTTTCAAGACCACGTCCAACCAACCCAACCGTATACGTCGCTATGTCACAGGCTCGTGCCGCTACCTCAGGCTGACGGCAGGCATACCTTCGGCCCCCGAACTGGGGGACAGAATCTTCAGTGCCATTGGCTCGCTGAACCAGCAGCGGCCCCTCGATGCCGTCGTGATGACCGGCGACCAGGTGTATGTCGACGACCTGAATGTCCTGTTGCCAGACCGAGAATTCGCTGCCATCAGCAAAAAATACCAGGCGGCGTTTTCACAACCCCATATCCGCAACCTGATGTCGGGCACACCGACCTACATGATGCTCGACGACCACGAAATCGAGGATAACTGGCCAGCCAATCAGAACAGCACTGATCGAAAGCTCTACAACAACGCCATGACGGCTTATGAGATTTATCAATGCAGCCACGGTCCCGCACACGAACTGCGCCCAGATGGACGCATCAACCGCAATCTGAAGCACTACTGGTACTCGTTTGGCGACGGCGATATCGACTGGTTTGTCATGGACTGCCGCACTGAACGCACCCTGTCCGGCAATGCCAAAAGCATGATTGGCACCCAGCAGGAATACGCACTGATGAAATGGCTGATCAACAGCACGGCCAAGGTGAAGTTCATCGTCAGCAGCGTCATGTTCATGCCCGATCAACAGCGCGGCGATGACGGCTGGAAGGCATTCGCGGCGCAGCGCAACCGGATACTTGAAACCATTCGCTCCAACGCCATCAAAAACGTGGTGTTTGTCTCCGGTGACATTCATGGCTCTCTGACTTGCCAACTGCGCCACAGCAAAAGCCCGGGGTTTGTCGTACACAGCATCGTGTCTTCACCCTTGTGCAATACCAAGCTGCTGCCGTATGCCAAAGCCCGTGACCTGATCGTCAACGGCCCCCTGACGACGATCGGTACAGGCACTTACTCGCTCACACTCACCAGCCGAGTGGTGAGCGAGGACAACTTCGCCTGCCTGACCATTGAAGGCCAGAAGCTCAAGGTCGATTTTCACAATAACAATGGCCAAATCATCGAGTCAGCGACCATTACGCTGACATAA
- the glnE gene encoding bifunctional [glutamate--ammonia ligase]-adenylyl-L-tyrosine phosphorylase/[glutamate--ammonia-ligase] adenylyltransferase, which yields MSLPSLAPIPGLLQPLASRAEQSWRTAVAGLEGEQGLDDWSAQRWLAFNRVSAASDFFIEQSLRDPLMLLELAGSGELDRSFAPGELCAQISVAAQAAPTDDELGRALRRQRTRQQIRIIWRDINRQADLIETCRDLSDMADASIDQAYRWLYQRHCQQFGTPTGHRSGEPQQMVILGMGKLGAVELNLSSDIDLIFAYPEGGETVGAKRPLDNQEFFIRLGQRLIKALDPMTVDGFVFRVDMRLRPYGSSGSLVLSFNALEQYYQDQGRDWERYAMIKARVVAGDQAMGAQLLSLLRPFVYRRYLDFSAIEALRTMKQLIQQEVRRKGMADNIKLGAGGIREVEFIAQAFQLIHGGRDLSLQQRPLLKVLTTLEGQGYLPGEVVNELREGYEFLRYTEHAIQAIADRQTQMLPDTGQDQARIAFIMGFDTWAAFHEQLMAWRGRIDWHFRQVIADPDEEEVIDEGELIVGGEWLPLWEEVQDDAAACVQLEEAGFVDAPKALKQLAALRSSPQLRAMQRLGRERLDAFIPRLLAQAVEHANPDLVLERVLPLVEAVARRSAYLVLLTENPDALRRLLTLCAASPWIAEQITRFPLLLDELLNERRLFKPPLAPELAAELRERLTRIPEDDLEQQMEALRNFKLAHRLRVAASEIAGSLPLMKVSDYLTWLAEAILEQVLALAWRQTVAKYGTPQRTDGSLCDPGFIIVGYGKVGGIELGHGSDLDLVFIHDGDPNAETDGAKPIDGAQFFTRLGQRIIHLLTAQTNSGQLYDVDMRLRPSGASGLLVSSLGAFERYQESEAWTWEHQALVRARVLVGCKQVGSAFEKVRASVLGRERDLPVLRQEVSEMRAKMRGNLGTRITAAGTAENAFEATVPFDLKQDAGGIVDIEFMVQYAALAWSREHPALLRYTDNIRILEGLEQVGLMPATDANLLREAYKAFRTVAHRQALQKEAGVVTGDQLVVERQHVRRIWSELGLS from the coding sequence ATGAGCCTTCCGTCGCTTGCACCCATTCCAGGTCTTTTACAGCCATTGGCCAGTCGCGCCGAGCAATCCTGGCGCACGGCGGTCGCCGGGCTTGAGGGCGAACAGGGGCTCGATGACTGGTCGGCGCAGCGCTGGTTGGCATTTAACCGGGTCAGTGCCGCGAGTGACTTCTTTATAGAACAGTCATTACGTGACCCTTTGATGTTGCTTGAGCTTGCGGGCTCAGGCGAACTGGACCGCAGCTTTGCCCCCGGCGAGTTGTGTGCCCAGATCAGCGTTGCGGCGCAGGCTGCACCCACCGATGACGAGCTGGGCCGTGCACTGCGCCGCCAGCGTACCCGTCAACAGATCCGGATTATCTGGCGTGACATCAACCGCCAGGCCGACTTGATTGAAACCTGCCGCGACCTGTCGGACATGGCCGATGCCAGTATCGATCAGGCTTATCGCTGGTTGTACCAACGTCATTGCCAGCAGTTCGGCACGCCCACCGGGCATCGCAGTGGCGAGCCGCAGCAGATGGTGATTCTGGGGATGGGCAAGCTGGGTGCCGTAGAGCTGAACCTGTCTTCGGACATTGACCTGATTTTCGCCTACCCCGAAGGCGGCGAAACAGTGGGCGCCAAGCGCCCGCTGGACAATCAGGAGTTTTTTATCCGTCTGGGGCAGCGCCTGATCAAGGCCCTGGACCCGATGACCGTCGACGGTTTTGTGTTCCGCGTCGATATGCGTTTACGCCCGTACGGCTCGTCCGGCTCATTGGTGCTGAGCTTCAATGCGCTGGAGCAGTACTACCAGGATCAAGGCCGCGACTGGGAACGCTACGCCATGATCAAGGCCCGGGTCGTGGCCGGTGATCAGGCGATGGGTGCGCAGTTGCTCAGTTTGCTGCGCCCGTTCGTGTACCGACGCTACCTCGATTTTTCGGCGATTGAAGCGCTGCGCACCATGAAACAGCTGATCCAGCAGGAGGTGCGGCGCAAAGGCATGGCCGACAACATCAAGCTGGGGGCGGGCGGGATTCGTGAAGTCGAGTTTATCGCCCAGGCATTCCAGCTGATCCACGGCGGCCGTGACCTCAGCTTGCAGCAACGCCCGCTGCTTAAAGTGCTGACGACCCTGGAAGGCCAGGGGTATTTGCCGGGCGAAGTGGTTAATGAACTGCGCGAAGGCTATGAGTTCTTGCGCTACACCGAGCACGCGATCCAGGCCATAGCAGACCGCCAGACCCAAATGCTTCCCGACACCGGGCAGGATCAGGCGCGCATTGCATTTATTATGGGGTTTGACACTTGGGCGGCATTCCACGAGCAATTAATGGCGTGGCGCGGTCGCATCGACTGGCATTTCCGTCAGGTCATTGCTGACCCTGATGAGGAAGAAGTCATCGATGAAGGTGAACTGATCGTAGGCGGAGAGTGGTTGCCGTTGTGGGAGGAGGTCCAGGACGACGCCGCTGCCTGTGTCCAGCTGGAAGAGGCCGGGTTTGTTGATGCCCCCAAAGCCTTGAAGCAACTGGCGGCCCTGCGTTCCAGTCCGCAATTGCGTGCCATGCAGCGTTTGGGGCGCGAGCGCCTGGATGCGTTTATCCCGCGTTTGCTGGCCCAGGCCGTAGAGCACGCCAACCCCGATCTGGTACTGGAGAGGGTGTTGCCGCTGGTCGAGGCGGTGGCCCGACGTTCGGCTTATCTAGTGCTGTTGACCGAAAACCCCGACGCATTGCGGCGTTTATTGACGCTGTGCGCTGCGAGCCCGTGGATCGCCGAACAAATCACCCGCTTCCCGTTGTTGCTCGATGAGCTGCTCAACGAGCGTCGACTGTTCAAGCCGCCCCTGGCGCCAGAGCTGGCGGCCGAGTTGCGTGAGCGCCTGACACGTATCCCCGAGGACGATCTTGAGCAGCAGATGGAGGCCTTGCGTAACTTCAAGCTGGCCCACCGCCTGCGGGTTGCTGCCTCGGAAATCGCGGGCAGCCTGCCTTTAATGAAAGTCAGCGATTACCTGACCTGGCTGGCCGAGGCGATTCTGGAGCAAGTGCTGGCGCTGGCCTGGCGCCAGACGGTGGCCAAGTACGGAACGCCCCAGCGCACGGACGGCAGCTTGTGCGACCCCGGCTTTATTATTGTTGGCTACGGCAAGGTGGGCGGAATCGAGCTGGGACACGGCTCGGATCTGGACCTGGTGTTTATCCACGACGGTGACCCGAATGCCGAAACCGATGGCGCCAAGCCGATTGATGGCGCGCAGTTTTTCACCCGGTTGGGTCAGCGCATCATTCACTTGCTGACGGCCCAGACCAACTCCGGGCAGCTGTATGACGTCGATATGCGCCTGCGTCCCTCAGGTGCATCGGGATTGCTGGTCAGTTCCCTTGGCGCCTTTGAGCGCTATCAGGAAAGCGAGGCCTGGACCTGGGAGCACCAGGCGCTGGTGCGGGCGCGGGTGCTGGTGGGCTGCAAGCAAGTGGGCAGTGCGTTCGAAAAAGTACGTGCCAGCGTGCTGGGGCGTGAGCGCGACCTGCCTGTCCTGCGCCAGGAGGTCAGCGAGATGCGGGCCAAAATGCGTGGCAATCTTGGTACCCGGATAACGGCTGCCGGAACGGCTGAAAACGCCTTCGAGGCCACGGTGCCGTTCGACCTCAAGCAAGATGCCGGAGGTATCGTCGATATTGAATTTATGGTGCAATACGCGGCCCTGGCGTGGTCCAGGGAACATCCGGCGTTACTGCGCTACACCGATAACATCCGCATTCTGGAAGGGCTGGAGCAGGTCGGGCTGATGCCCGCCACTGATGCCAACCTGTTGCGCGAGGCTTACAAGGCCTTTCGCACCGTCGCCCACCGTCAAGCCTTGCAAAAGGAGGCCGGCGTGGTCACGGGGGATCAACTTGTAGTCGAACGTCAACACGTGCGACGCATATGGTCCGAGCTGGGATTGAGCTAG
- the aceF gene encoding dihydrolipoyllysine-residue acetyltransferase, which yields MSELIRVPDIGSGDGEVIELFVKVGDRIEADQSILTLESDKASMEIPAPKAGIVKSLKIKLGDRLKEGDELLELEVEGAAAAPEAAAPAAAPAAAEQPAAAPAAEAPAAPAAPAAATIQDIHVPDIGSSGKAKIIEVLVKAGDTVEADQSLITLESDKASMEIPSPAAGVVESISVKLDDEVGTGDFILKLKVAGAAAPAAPAQAAAPAAAKAEAPAAAPAPAAKAEAAPAPAAAPAPKGAKVHAGPAVRQLAREFGVELSAVSPTGPHGRVIKEDVQAYVKTMMQKAKEAPAAGATGGAGIPPIPVVDFSRFGEVEEVAMTRLMQIGASSLHRSWLNIPHVTQFDQADITELEAFRVAQKAVAEKAGVKLTVLPLLLKSCAHLLKEMPDFNSSLAPSGKAIIRKKYVNIGFAVDTPDGLLVPVIKNVDQKSLLQLAAEAAALAAKARDKKLTADDMQGACFTISSLGHIGGTGFTPIVNAPEVAILGVSKATIQPVWDGKAFQPKLMLPLSLSYDHRVINGAAAARFTQRLSQLLGDIRTILL from the coding sequence GTGAGCGAACTCATTCGAGTACCTGACATCGGCAGCGGCGACGGTGAAGTCATCGAGCTGTTTGTAAAAGTCGGCGACCGTATCGAAGCCGATCAGAGCATCCTGACGCTGGAATCGGACAAGGCGAGCATGGAAATCCCTGCTCCTAAAGCCGGTATCGTCAAAAGCCTGAAGATCAAGCTGGGCGACCGCTTGAAAGAAGGCGACGAATTGCTGGAACTGGAAGTCGAGGGCGCCGCTGCGGCGCCTGAAGCTGCAGCCCCTGCAGCGGCTCCGGCCGCAGCCGAACAACCTGCTGCTGCCCCTGCTGCCGAGGCCCCTGCGGCCCCGGCTGCACCTGCCGCTGCCACCATCCAGGACATCCACGTCCCGGATATCGGCTCGTCGGGCAAGGCCAAAATCATCGAAGTCCTGGTCAAGGCCGGCGATACCGTTGAGGCTGATCAATCGTTGATCACCCTCGAATCCGACAAGGCCAGCATGGAAATTCCATCGCCAGCCGCCGGTGTGGTTGAGAGCATTTCGGTCAAGCTGGATGACGAAGTCGGCACTGGCGATTTCATCCTCAAGCTCAAGGTTGCCGGCGCTGCTGCGCCAGCCGCTCCAGCCCAGGCTGCTGCTCCTGCTGCGGCAAAAGCTGAAGCGCCTGCTGCTGCCCCGGCACCGGCCGCCAAAGCCGAGGCAGCACCTGCCCCGGCCGCCGCGCCTGCGCCAAAGGGTGCCAAAGTTCACGCCGGCCCGGCCGTGCGTCAACTGGCCCGCGAATTCGGCGTCGAGCTGAGCGCGGTCAGCCCAACCGGCCCACACGGCCGTGTGATCAAGGAAGACGTGCAGGCTTACGTCAAAACCATGATGCAGAAGGCCAAGGAAGCTCCGGCTGCAGGCGCTACCGGCGGTGCCGGTATTCCGCCAATCCCGGTTGTGGACTTCAGCCGCTTCGGCGAAGTTGAAGAAGTGGCCATGACTCGCCTGATGCAAATCGGCGCGTCGAGCCTGCACCGCAGCTGGCTGAACATCCCGCACGTGACTCAGTTCGACCAGGCTGACATCACCGAGCTGGAAGCCTTCCGCGTTGCGCAAAAAGCCGTCGCAGAAAAAGCCGGTGTGAAACTGACCGTACTGCCTCTGCTGCTCAAGTCCTGCGCGCACCTGCTCAAGGAAATGCCGGACTTCAACAGCTCGCTGGCGCCAAGCGGCAAAGCGATCATCCGCAAGAAGTACGTCAACATCGGCTTCGCCGTTGACACCCCGGATGGCCTGCTGGTCCCTGTGATCAAGAACGTTGATCAGAAGAGCCTGCTGCAACTGGCTGCTGAAGCGGCTGCGCTGGCTGCCAAGGCCCGCGACAAGAAGCTCACCGCAGACGACATGCAAGGCGCGTGCTTCACCATTTCCAGCCTCGGTCACATTGGCGGCACCGGCTTCACGCCGATCGTCAACGCACCGGAAGTGGCGATCCTCGGCGTTTCCAAGGCAACCATCCAGCCTGTCTGGGACGGCAAAGCCTTCCAGCCGAAGCTGATGCTGCCACTGTCGCTGTCCTACGATCACCGTGTGATCAACGGCGCCGCTGCTGCACGCTTCACCCAGCGTCTGAGCCAGTTGCTGGGCGACATCCGCACGATCCTGCTGTAA